The Pseudanabaena galeata CCNP1313 genome includes a region encoding these proteins:
- a CDS encoding type II toxin-antitoxin system RelE/ParE family toxin → MIVSFACKETERIWQGLRSRKLPSDIQERALRKLRQLDVSANLEDLRIPPANHLEALVGDRIGQYSIRITKQWRLCFVWRNGNAYDVEIVDYH, encoded by the coding sequence ATGATTGTCTCCTTTGCTTGTAAAGAAACCGAGAGGATTTGGCAAGGCTTGCGATCGCGTAAGCTACCATCAGATATACAAGAAAGAGCTTTACGCAAATTACGACAACTTGATGTATCAGCTAACCTAGAAGATCTCCGCATACCACCTGCCAATCATCTAGAAGCACTGGTTGGTGATCGCATTGGACAATACAGTATTCGCATTACCAAGCAATGGCGACTATGTTTTGTTTGGCGTAATGGAAATGCGTATGATGTTGAGATTGTTGATTATCATTAG
- a CDS encoding HigA family addiction module antitoxin, producing MEDTLLRNPHVGEILQYEFLEELDISVNSLADNLRLPYLSIQQIIQGKAPMTADVDLRLCRYFGLSDGYFLRLHYAYELMEAKRNLGDILRQIVPIEAL from the coding sequence ATGGAAGATACTTTACTGCGTAATCCTCATGTGGGTGAAATCTTGCAATATGAGTTTTTAGAAGAATTAGATATTAGTGTAAATAGTCTGGCTGATAATTTGCGTTTACCATATTTGAGTATTCAGCAAATTATTCAAGGTAAGGCTCCGATGACTGCGGATGTGGATTTGCGGTTATGTCGCTATTTTGGGTTGTCGGATGGTTATTTTTTGCGGTTGCATTATGCATATGAGTTGATGGAAGCAAAAAGAAATTTAGGTGACATATTGCGTCAAATAGTCCCAATTGAAGCATTATGA
- a CDS encoding S1 RNA-binding domain-containing protein — protein sequence MNSQFWSQVKTKYQLGKLIYGKVEFHTPFGVFVNIGDEHVKGIIQIPDFLDSGVMTPEMYPEIGSPVGAVVVGYTEDDRNQVWLSVKPSVLQESLVKLRTPVISQV from the coding sequence ATGAATAGTCAATTTTGGAGTCAAGTTAAAACTAAATATCAGCTTGGGAAGTTGATTTACGGGAAAGTAGAATTTCATACGCCTTTTGGGGTGTTTGTTAATATTGGGGATGAGCATGTAAAGGGAATTATCCAGATTCCAGATTTTTTGGATAGTGGGGTGATGACTCCTGAAATGTATCCTGAGATTGGTTCACCTGTGGGGGCGGTGGTGGTTGGCTATACTGAGGATGATCGCAATCAAGTTTGGTTGAGTGTTAAGCCGAGTGTATTGCAAGAGTCTTTGGTTAAATTGAGAACGCCTGTTATTAGTCAAGTGTAA
- a CDS encoding DUF2726 domain-containing protein, whose translation MSQVQEGKSFLHQGEICLMELIEGVLQDKPQYRLFPEVALARVVQKNGLEASLHHELQKFIRSCSSLDILICRHEAMSSLPIIAIERQSPYHDFPDRQEADRKKAAILRKAELPLIYADEPSKGIVRFAKAEQPQNICCEVNVYRGLGCDKLREFLLSVMEENHESQRV comes from the coding sequence ATGAGCCAAGTTCAAGAAGGAAAATCTTTTCTTCATCAGGGAGAAATTTGTTTGATGGAATTAATTGAGGGAGTTTTGCAAGATAAACCTCAATACCGTTTATTTCCTGAAGTTGCCCTTGCGCGGGTAGTTCAGAAAAATGGACTAGAAGCAAGTCTCCACCATGAATTACAAAAATTTATTAGGAGTTGTAGTTCTCTCGATATTTTGATTTGTCGCCATGAAGCTATGTCTTCTCTGCCTATCATTGCGATTGAGCGTCAAAGTCCATATCACGACTTTCCTGATCGCCAAGAAGCAGATCGCAAAAAAGCAGCAATTCTCAGAAAAGCAGAACTTCCATTAATCTATGCCGATGAACCATCCAAAGGAATTGTCCGCTTTGCCAAAGCCGAGCAACCTCAGAATATTTGCTGTGAAGTGAATGTTTATCGAGGCTTAGGATGTGATAAATTGCGTGAATTTTTGCTGTCAGTGATGGAAGAAAATCATGAGAGTCAAAGGGTATGA
- a CDS encoding type II toxin-antitoxin system RelE/ParE family toxin produces MTDKAIRWIGSSLKDLTNFPDAVRKKAGFQLRAIQSGDSPSDFKPMPTVGLGVEEIRIRTEDAYRIFYIARFAEAVYVLHAFQKKTQKTSKSDIEIGQKRYQQMLQYRQSDKANIDK; encoded by the coding sequence ATGACTGATAAAGCAATTCGTTGGATCGGCTCATCCCTAAAAGACCTAACAAATTTTCCTGATGCAGTTCGTAAAAAAGCAGGTTTCCAACTAAGAGCGATTCAGAGTGGCGATTCACCTTCTGACTTCAAACCCATGCCGACCGTTGGTTTAGGTGTTGAAGAAATTCGTATTCGGACTGAAGATGCTTATAGAATCTTCTATATTGCCAGATTTGCAGAAGCCGTTTATGTTCTCCATGCTTTCCAAAAGAAAACTCAGAAGACTTCAAAATCAGATATAGAAATCGGACAAAAGCGTTATCAGCAAATGTTGCAATATCGACAATCTGACAAAGCAAACATTGATAAATGA
- a CDS encoding helix-turn-helix domain-containing protein has translation MTQNQISEVIQGGTNVFEDLGFAPEEALNLKIRADLMLNIKRFIQSQGWTQKQAALFFGETQPRISDLINGDIERFSIDKLVMMLVRAGMDVRFEVNVKAA, from the coding sequence ATGACCCAGAATCAAATTTCTGAAGTTATTCAAGGTGGGACGAATGTATTTGAAGATTTGGGCTTTGCGCCTGAAGAGGCTCTTAATCTCAAAATTCGGGCTGACTTGATGTTGAATATTAAGCGTTTCATTCAGTCTCAAGGATGGACGCAAAAGCAAGCTGCTTTGTTTTTTGGTGAAACTCAACCTCGGATTAGCGATTTAATCAATGGTGATATTGAGAGGTTTAGCATTGATAAGTTGGTGATGATGTTGGTGCGTGCAGGGATGGATGTGAGGTTTGAGGTAAATGTGAAAGCAGCTTGA
- a CDS encoding HNH endonuclease: MSKSYISAKIRKLVSDRAQNCCEYCLIPESLTLVSHQVDHVIAEKHGGKTIEENLALSCSLCNQAKGSDIASIDAETGEVIRLYHPRQDQWQENFQIEESSGVIYPLTTIGQVTIQLLKINRSACLPYRQMLAQAKILMQQ, translated from the coding sequence ATGAGTAAGAGTTATATCTCCGCTAAAATTAGAAAACTAGTCAGCGATCGCGCCCAAAATTGTTGTGAATATTGTCTGATTCCTGAAAGCTTAACCTTAGTTTCCCATCAAGTAGATCATGTAATTGCTGAAAAGCATGGAGGTAAAACTATAGAAGAAAATCTAGCTTTATCTTGTTCACTGTGTAATCAAGCTAAGGGCAGTGATATTGCGTCTATTGATGCAGAAACAGGCGAAGTTATTAGACTTTACCATCCTAGACAAGACCAATGGCAAGAGAATTTTCAAATCGAAGAATCTAGTGGTGTAATTTATCCATTGACTACAATTGGGCAAGTGACAATACAGCTACTGAAGATAAATCGATCAGCTTGCTTACCATATCGGCAGATGCTGGCTCAAGCAAAAATACTGATGCAACAATGA
- the cobA gene encoding uroporphyrinogen-III C-methyltransferase — protein MNGKVFIVGAGIGSVEFLTVRARDLISDAEVIISDALVDRTLLDLAPANCDRIIAGKRGGQESIKQAEINQMLVEYCLQGKRVVRLKSGDPWIFGRSLPEILALQAANCEWEVVAGISSAIAAPMLAGIPLTEVEASSCFAVMTGHDLERLPWEAIAQIPTLVILMGTNNLASLLEKLQAGKSADTKIAIVRWCGRSDQQVWTGTLKDIKSKLPKGSLSPSVIIIGEVVKFHEQLSHQGDQSLENFEQSVDLKKDKLALQGKTILVTRAAGQASQFTDLLTSQGAKVIEMPTLAILPPRSWQMLDQAIANLSSYDWLILTSANAVESFFGRLRESGQDSRALHSLKVAVVGRKTADVLANYGILPDLVPTDFVADALVDAFLAIPNHVLTDTKMLFPRVESGGREILVEQLQQHGAIIDAIAAYESGCPEAIDPVALDAIQNQSLDAIAFASSKTVKHFCQLLDRVESQETWRSWIAKVKIASIGPQTTKTCHELLGRVDCEALEYTLEGLAEVIGKSFYPQIK, from the coding sequence ATGAACGGGAAAGTTTTTATAGTTGGCGCAGGGATTGGTAGCGTAGAATTTTTGACGGTTCGTGCTAGGGATTTGATTAGTGATGCTGAGGTAATTATTAGTGATGCGCTGGTCGATCGCACTTTATTAGACCTCGCTCCTGCAAACTGCGATCGCATCATTGCTGGTAAACGTGGCGGACAGGAAAGCATCAAGCAAGCCGAAATCAATCAAATGCTGGTGGAATATTGCTTACAAGGTAAGCGCGTGGTGAGGCTCAAGAGTGGTGATCCTTGGATATTTGGGCGATCTTTACCTGAGATACTTGCCCTACAAGCAGCAAATTGTGAATGGGAAGTTGTTGCAGGAATTTCTAGTGCGATCGCGGCTCCCATGTTGGCAGGAATACCACTTACGGAAGTGGAAGCGAGTTCTTGTTTTGCGGTGATGACGGGGCATGATTTGGAGCGATTGCCTTGGGAAGCGATCGCCCAAATTCCGACATTGGTAATTTTGATGGGGACAAATAATCTGGCAAGCTTATTAGAGAAATTACAAGCGGGAAAATCTGCGGATACAAAAATTGCGATCGTGCGTTGGTGTGGGAGATCCGATCAACAAGTATGGACAGGAACTCTGAAGGATATTAAATCAAAATTACCTAAAGGATCGCTATCGCCATCGGTGATTATTATTGGTGAAGTCGTAAAGTTTCATGAGCAATTGTCACATCAGGGCGATCAATCGTTGGAAAATTTTGAGCAAAGTGTAGATCTCAAAAAGGACAAGTTAGCATTGCAAGGCAAAACAATTTTGGTAACAAGGGCGGCGGGTCAGGCTAGCCAATTTACAGATTTATTGACCAGTCAAGGAGCAAAGGTAATCGAGATGCCAACTTTGGCAATTTTGCCGCCGCGCAGTTGGCAGATGCTCGATCAGGCGATTGCCAATCTATCCAGTTACGATTGGCTAATTTTGACATCCGCGAATGCCGTTGAGAGCTTTTTTGGACGGTTGCGCGAATCGGGGCAAGATAGCCGTGCTTTGCATTCTTTAAAAGTGGCTGTAGTGGGGCGCAAAACTGCCGACGTTTTGGCAAATTATGGGATTTTACCAGATTTAGTACCGACGGACTTTGTTGCCGATGCTCTGGTGGATGCCTTTCTTGCTATTCCCAATCATGTTTTAACTGACACAAAAATGTTGTTTCCGCGTGTGGAGTCGGGCGGACGGGAGATTTTGGTAGAGCAGTTGCAGCAACATGGCGCGATTATTGATGCTATTGCAGCCTATGAGTCGGGATGTCCTGAAGCGATCGATCCTGTGGCTCTAGACGCAATTCAAAATCAGAGCTTAGATGCGATCGCCTTTGCTAGCTCCAAAACTGTCAAGCATTTTTGTCAACTACTTGATCGCGTCGAATCCCAAGAAACTTGGCGATCGTGGATTGCCAAGGTAAAAATCGCTTCAATTGGTCCTCAAACTACTAAGACTTGCCACGAATTATTAGGGCGAGTTGATTGTGAAGCTCTGGAATATACCTTAGAGGGGCTTGCTGAGGTGATCGGCAAAAGTTTTTACCCCCAGATAAAGTAG
- a CDS encoding Uma2 family endonuclease codes for MTNTISKLETIYPSSDGQPMAESTEHYQWIVTITGGLEALFKNDENVFVAGDLLWYPIEGKSDIRRAPDAMVVFGRPKGARGSYIQHLESGIAPQVVFEILSRGNRILEMSRKFDFYQTYGVEEYYVYDHLSNDLAIWIRNQEQNRLKPIDDVQNWISPRLGIRFELTDESLNIFNPDGSKFLTYLEQVQQKEQALNAMSKYAAKLREMGIDPENLL; via the coding sequence ATGACTAATACAATCAGCAAATTAGAGACCATCTACCCTAGCAGTGATGGACAGCCAATGGCAGAAAGTACCGAGCATTATCAATGGATTGTGACTATCACGGGTGGATTAGAAGCTCTATTTAAAAATGATGAGAATGTATTTGTCGCGGGAGATTTACTTTGGTATCCCATTGAAGGCAAATCTGATATTCGCCGAGCGCCTGATGCGATGGTGGTATTTGGCAGACCAAAAGGAGCAAGAGGTTCTTACATTCAACACCTTGAGTCAGGGATAGCCCCTCAAGTAGTATTTGAAATTTTGTCTAGGGGCAATCGTATTTTAGAAATGTCTCGCAAGTTTGATTTTTATCAAACCTATGGGGTAGAGGAATATTATGTCTACGATCATCTTTCTAATGACTTAGCAATATGGATCAGAAATCAAGAACAGAATCGACTAAAGCCGATTGATGATGTCCAAAATTGGATCAGCCCACGATTAGGAATTCGCTTTGAGCTAACTGATGAAAGTTTAAATATTTTTAACCCTGATGGGAGCAAGTTTTTAACTTATCTTGAACAGGTTCAACAAAAAGAACAAGCTTTGAATGCTATGTCTAAATATGCAGCTAAGCTTCGCGAAATGGGCATTGATCCTGAAAATCTTTTATGA
- the mutL gene encoding DNA mismatch repair endonuclease MutL has protein sequence MQNIHTLPIEVVHLIAAGEVIDSLVAVVRELAENAIDANATRIVISIWTDSLSVQVSDNGCGMAIADLSQAATPHTTSKINNAEDLQQINSLGFRGEALYSLAQLADLNICSRPVLEPVGYQAHYDEHGNLQTSPKVVAIASGTVVTVRNLFSRYPNRLQSLPSNSQQVRKVQLQIQQMAIANPQVNWQVNLDNREWMTIWAGENASEILPQIISSIQPYDLVYKEFALIPQPLLPLGEKGSKSLAPLSPIGRGAGGEGLSLTLGLPDRLSRRRPDWVKIILNGRVINFPELEQTILFNLERTLPRNRYPVCIVNLNLPCDRIDWNRHPAKAEAYIQDLGEIQTQLKECITEALKATISSSPINYGSAANDLLKTAERKTSYLIPAKRETFNQPNSSLKAIAQVLDTYILAEHAGGLWLVEQHVAHERVLFEQIETQWQIVAIEQPILLKQLSDDEIERLQALGLEVEAFGNNLWAVRSLPEILIGHEDCAVILQEMSQQDDPTMARATAACRSAIRNGTKLEISTIRDLLWQWQQTRNPHTCPHGRPICLAIDESDLARFFRRNWIISK, from the coding sequence ATGCAAAACATTCATACGCTACCTATAGAAGTTGTGCATCTAATCGCCGCAGGTGAAGTGATTGATTCACTGGTGGCGGTAGTCAGAGAACTTGCTGAGAATGCGATCGATGCTAATGCAACCAGAATCGTGATTTCGATATGGACAGATTCTCTGTCGGTACAGGTGAGCGACAATGGCTGTGGCATGGCGATCGCTGATTTATCACAGGCAGCGACACCGCATACAACTAGTAAAATCAATAATGCTGAAGACTTACAACAGATTAACAGTTTAGGCTTTCGGGGTGAAGCTCTCTATAGTCTTGCTCAACTTGCTGATCTGAATATTTGTAGTCGTCCTGTTCTAGAACCTGTGGGATATCAGGCTCATTATGATGAGCATGGTAATTTGCAGACTAGCCCCAAAGTGGTCGCGATCGCATCTGGTACGGTCGTCACCGTTCGCAATCTATTTTCTCGCTATCCCAATCGCTTACAATCGTTGCCTAGTAATTCGCAGCAAGTTCGCAAGGTGCAATTACAGATTCAGCAAATGGCGATCGCGAATCCACAAGTTAACTGGCAAGTTAATCTCGACAATCGAGAATGGATGACGATTTGGGCAGGAGAGAATGCTAGTGAGATTTTGCCGCAAATCATTAGTTCGATTCAGCCCTATGATTTGGTGTATAAAGAATTTGCCCTCATCCCCCAACCCCTTCTCCCATTAGGGGAGAAGGGGAGCAAGAGTCTTGCTCCCCTCTCCCCCATAGGGAGAGGGGCTGGGGGTGAGGGACTCTCCCTCACCCTCGGACTACCCGATCGCCTATCTCGTCGTCGTCCTGATTGGGTAAAAATCATTCTCAATGGACGGGTAATTAATTTCCCTGAATTAGAGCAAACTATTCTCTTTAATTTAGAGAGAACCTTACCTCGCAATCGTTATCCTGTATGCATTGTTAATTTAAACTTGCCTTGCGATCGCATCGATTGGAATCGTCATCCTGCTAAAGCTGAAGCCTATATTCAAGATTTAGGAGAAATTCAAACTCAGTTAAAAGAATGTATTACGGAAGCCCTCAAAGCCACTATATCCAGTTCTCCAATCAATTACGGAAGTGCAGCTAATGATCTCTTAAAAACTGCTGAACGCAAAACTTCTTATTTAATTCCTGCCAAACGCGAAACCTTTAATCAACCAAATTCATCGTTAAAGGCGATCGCGCAGGTTCTCGATACTTACATCTTGGCGGAACATGCGGGCGGTTTATGGCTAGTGGAACAGCATGTTGCCCATGAGCGAGTTCTCTTTGAGCAAATCGAAACTCAGTGGCAAATCGTGGCGATCGAGCAACCAATTTTATTAAAGCAACTTTCTGATGATGAAATTGAACGGTTGCAAGCACTAGGTTTAGAAGTAGAAGCTTTTGGAAATAACCTCTGGGCTGTGCGATCGCTGCCTGAAATTTTAATTGGGCATGAAGATTGTGCGGTGATTTTGCAAGAAATGAGTCAGCAAGATGATCCGACGATGGCAAGGGCAACCGCAGCCTGTCGTAGCGCGATTCGCAATGGCACAAAGCTGGAAATATCTACAATTCGCGATCTGCTCTGGCAATGGCAACAAACCCGCAATCCTCACACTTGCCCTCATGGTCGTCCGATCTGTTTAGCGATCGATGAGTCAGATTTAGCAAGATTTTTCCGCCGCAATTGGATTATTTCAAAATAA
- a CDS encoding ATP-binding protein has product MSNNPFLPQKLVGRQTELEQISQILLEDGDLLIAGVAGSGRRTLVKWAAQKAGARVITLDCLRATDGDRFLKLLAESLLHTFDRPEELFKLQSLLKEEPITFELTEQSKPRMSWKLSSTGIWNLFKNLLSLPQQMAEWLDCRVAIVLHNFTHIRSWDRKGEWEEYLRREIQLQSRVSYILIATVPEPWMHKLSLNVVELPPLGNDELCQWLETIMQEKGLKFDPQTNALKLFTEYMQGNMSDVIALTRRIWLDYLTQVNSQSEFLIQPHHVHENMLALIEDLAPTFESLIMLLPPTQVRVLESLAIDPTVSPHSREYIQKHQLSKGGSLQGALDSLEQKGLVYGAKYGYRIALPTLQFWLKQRLG; this is encoded by the coding sequence ATGAGCAATAATCCCTTTTTACCCCAAAAATTGGTAGGTAGACAAACAGAATTAGAGCAAATTAGTCAAATTTTGTTAGAAGATGGCGATTTGCTGATCGCAGGCGTGGCTGGAAGTGGACGTAGAACTTTAGTCAAATGGGCTGCTCAAAAAGCTGGCGCAAGAGTAATTACTTTAGATTGCTTACGAGCCACTGATGGCGATCGCTTTTTAAAACTACTAGCCGAAAGTTTGCTCCACACCTTTGATCGTCCTGAAGAACTGTTCAAGCTGCAAAGTTTACTCAAGGAGGAGCCGATTACATTTGAACTAACAGAACAGTCTAAACCCCGAATGAGTTGGAAGCTTTCCTCAACAGGAATCTGGAATTTATTTAAGAATTTGCTCAGCTTGCCTCAGCAGATGGCAGAATGGCTGGATTGCCGAGTGGCGATCGTATTGCATAACTTCACGCATATTCGCTCATGGGATCGTAAGGGTGAATGGGAAGAATATTTGCGCCGCGAAATTCAACTTCAGAGTCGGGTAAGTTATATCTTAATCGCCACAGTGCCTGAGCCTTGGATGCATAAGTTGAGCCTCAATGTGGTTGAACTTCCACCTCTTGGTAATGACGAACTTTGCCAATGGCTAGAAACAATCATGCAAGAGAAAGGATTGAAATTCGATCCTCAAACTAATGCATTAAAGCTGTTTACAGAATACATGCAAGGCAATATGAGTGATGTGATCGCCTTGACTAGACGCATCTGGCTCGACTATCTCACCCAAGTAAATTCTCAATCTGAGTTTCTAATTCAACCGCATCATGTCCATGAGAATATGTTAGCGCTCATCGAAGATCTAGCTCCTACCTTTGAGTCTTTAATCATGCTCTTACCGCCAACTCAAGTAAGGGTACTAGAAAGCCTCGCGATCGATCCCACAGTTAGCCCCCATAGTCGTGAATATATTCAAAAACATCAACTTTCTAAAGGTGGCAGTCTTCAAGGAGCATTGGATAGTTTGGAACAAAAGGGACTAGTCTATGGTGCAAAATATGGCTATCGAATTGCACTACCCACATTACAATTTTGGCTGAAGCAGCGCTTAGGATAA
- a CDS encoding cation-translocating P-type ATPase — protein sequence MTIETKEVNPASSIARWHTFSAEEVLGFLESDPNQGITSQEVSARFDRYGANELVEKAGRSSLRIFIDQFTNIMLVMLMAVAVVSAILSLTKPTPEFPKDAVAIFSIVLLNGILGYMQETNAEKALAALKRMSSPKVRVIRNGNISEINGKELVPGDIMLLEAGVQVAADGRLIEEQNLQVRESALTGEAEAVSKDAKLLLEEDASLGDRLNCVYQGTEVLQGRAKVVVTKTGMLTELGKIATLLQDVENEDTPLQQRMTQLGNVLVSGSLALVVLVVIVGVISKGTGAFGELLETSLSMAVAVVPEGLPAVVTVTLALGTQRMVKRNALIRRLPAVETLGSVTTICSDKTGTLTQNKMVVQGIRTGLHSLQVTGNGYAPTGEFSILGSPNTDPAFVVNNIPEVQQLLMACVFCNDAILQQKNGAWIIIGDPTEGALLVLAAKGGCESAEWQHRMPRMFEVPFSSERKRMSVLVQGEYGGHVLFCKGSPELTLECCTHIQTGDQIQELSSEQRQHVLAQNNELASRGLRVLGFAYRNLNELPEDGITVKDESNLTWVGLVGMFDAPRPEVREAVKRCREAGIRPIMITGDHQLTAQAIAEDLGIDQVGDRVLTGKELEKMSADELDYEVNHVNVYARVSPEHKLRIVQALQRQHQFVAMTGDGVNDAPALKQADIGIAMGITGTDVSKEASDMILLDDNFATIVAATEEGRVVYTNIRRFIKYILGSNIGEVITIASAPLMGLNVPLVPLQILWMNLVTDGLPALALAVEPAEPNVMKTPPVDPRENIFARGMGMYMVRIGIVLAIISISLMVWAQGYTTTHTFDGTYDPERWTTMVFTTLCISQMGHAIAIRSNTQLTIELNPMTNLYVWGSVIMTTVLQLVLIYVEPFRNFFGTHLISPTELAICFGFSTLMFVWIELEKLVIRWWLWQRQS from the coding sequence ATGACAATTGAGACAAAAGAAGTTAATCCTGCCTCATCGATCGCCCGTTGGCATACCTTTAGTGCTGAGGAGGTGCTGGGCTTCCTAGAAAGTGATCCCAATCAAGGTATTACTAGTCAAGAAGTGTCAGCAAGATTTGACCGCTATGGTGCTAATGAGCTAGTCGAGAAAGCAGGTCGATCTTCACTGCGAATCTTCATCGACCAATTTACTAACATCATGCTAGTAATGCTGATGGCCGTGGCAGTTGTCTCAGCAATTCTCTCGCTGACCAAACCAACCCCCGAATTTCCTAAGGATGCCGTTGCAATTTTTTCGATCGTGTTGCTCAATGGCATTCTTGGCTATATGCAGGAAACCAACGCAGAAAAAGCTCTCGCGGCTCTCAAGCGCATGTCTTCGCCGAAAGTACGGGTAATTCGTAATGGCAACATTAGCGAAATTAATGGCAAAGAGCTTGTTCCAGGAGATATCATGCTGCTAGAGGCAGGGGTGCAGGTTGCCGCCGATGGCAGGTTGATTGAAGAACAGAACTTACAAGTGCGGGAATCGGCATTAACAGGCGAAGCCGAGGCTGTCAGCAAGGATGCCAAACTGCTCTTAGAAGAAGATGCCAGTCTTGGCGATCGCCTCAATTGCGTATATCAGGGTACGGAAGTATTACAGGGTCGCGCCAAGGTGGTAGTCACCAAAACAGGGATGCTGACAGAACTAGGAAAAATCGCCACGCTCTTACAAGATGTGGAAAATGAAGATACGCCTCTACAACAAAGGATGACGCAGCTAGGGAATGTGTTGGTAAGCGGTTCCTTAGCCTTAGTGGTTTTAGTCGTGATTGTTGGCGTAATCAGCAAAGGCACAGGTGCTTTCGGTGAGCTTCTCGAGACTTCCCTTAGTATGGCAGTGGCGGTCGTACCTGAGGGGTTACCTGCGGTGGTTACCGTTACCCTTGCACTCGGAACTCAAAGGATGGTCAAACGCAATGCCCTGATTCGTCGTTTACCCGCCGTTGAGACCCTTGGTTCCGTGACTACCATTTGCTCAGACAAAACAGGCACGCTCACCCAAAATAAAATGGTAGTGCAGGGTATTCGGACTGGATTACACTCGCTGCAAGTGACGGGTAATGGCTATGCGCCGACTGGTGAGTTTAGTATTTTGGGAAGCCCGAACACCGATCCCGCATTTGTCGTTAATAATATTCCTGAAGTTCAACAATTGTTGATGGCTTGCGTATTTTGCAACGACGCGATCTTGCAGCAAAAAAATGGCGCATGGATCATCATCGGTGACCCCACAGAAGGGGCATTGCTAGTTCTCGCCGCTAAAGGTGGCTGTGAGTCCGCAGAATGGCAGCATCGAATGCCGCGTATGTTTGAAGTTCCTTTCTCCTCAGAACGCAAACGGATGAGCGTCTTAGTTCAAGGTGAATATGGCGGTCATGTCTTGTTCTGCAAAGGTTCACCCGAATTAACCCTAGAATGCTGTACCCATATCCAAACTGGTGACCAAATCCAAGAGCTATCCAGTGAACAGCGTCAACATGTACTCGCTCAAAACAATGAGCTTGCCAGTAGAGGTTTGCGGGTATTGGGATTTGCCTATCGTAATCTTAATGAACTTCCTGAAGATGGAATTACGGTCAAAGATGAAAGTAATCTCACTTGGGTGGGACTGGTTGGTATGTTTGACGCGCCACGTCCAGAAGTCCGCGAGGCAGTCAAACGTTGTCGTGAAGCAGGAATCCGCCCGATCATGATTACTGGAGATCACCAACTCACTGCCCAAGCGATCGCTGAGGATTTGGGCATTGATCAAGTAGGCGATCGAGTTCTCACAGGCAAAGAACTAGAAAAAATGAGCGCAGATGAGCTTGATTATGAAGTTAACCATGTCAATGTCTATGCTCGCGTCTCCCCTGAACATAAACTGCGGATTGTCCAAGCACTGCAAAGACAGCATCAATTTGTTGCGATGACTGGTGATGGAGTAAATGATGCTCCTGCGCTCAAACAAGCGGACATCGGGATTGCGATGGGGATCACTGGTACTGACGTATCTAAGGAAGCCAGTGACATGATTCTACTGGATGATAACTTTGCCACCATCGTTGCTGCAACAGAGGAAGGTCGAGTGGTATATACCAATATCCGTCGCTTCATCAAGTACATTCTTGGTAGTAATATCGGCGAAGTAATCACTATCGCGTCAGCCCCCTTAATGGGACTAAATGTACCTCTGGTTCCGTTGCAAATTCTGTGGATGAATCTGGTCACCGATGGTTTGCCAGCCTTGGCTCTTGCTGTCGAACCAGCCGAACCTAATGTCATGAAAACTCCACCAGTTGATCCCCGTGAAAATATTTTTGCCAGAGGGATGGGCATGTACATGGTTAGAATCGGGATAGTTTTGGCGATTATCTCGATTTCTCTCATGGTTTGGGCGCAGGGTTACACTACAACCCATACCTTTGATGGCACATATGACCCAGAACGTTGGACAACGATGGTCTTTACCACCCTCTGTATTTCCCAAATGGGACATGCGATCGCGATTCGTTCCAACACACAGTTAACCATTGAGCTTAACCCAATGACAAATCTTTATGTTTGGGGATCAGTGATTATGACTACTGTTTTACAACTAGTACTGATTTATGTGGAGCCGTTCCGCAACTTCTTTGGTACGCATTTGATATCCCCAACAGAATTAGCAATTTGCTTTGGGTTTAGCACATTGATGTTTGTTTGGATAGAATTAGAGAAATTGGTAATTCGTTGGTGGCTTTGGCAACGTCAATCCTAA